A genomic stretch from Telopea speciosissima isolate NSW1024214 ecotype Mountain lineage chromosome 7, Tspe_v1, whole genome shotgun sequence includes:
- the LOC122669486 gene encoding mucin-5AC, with translation MNSNFGKAGNPQKGSNNFDFDFGLGSGLGSNRPRSLNDQKHQQQQHGSPYSFPSSTSFSATQSKPASSAWSMNKPSWTHQPAATPAALSSLDKPTSMVGDISGKSWTSAAPSAPSARLGIPEKNPNLFGDLVGSALGKTSGANAPLKNAAPASATWNSFSMGNVADSLPKSNSTAPATTAAQMKNTSWGSGANFGSYSTPTNSSSSININNNNRNLGGPSMKSGAGVSASSKKDPFGSLVDFGSKPAVNNVNSAASNNSNAGDGNTFGAFQNASKSSTPPFQSDAFPASINNPMGSASNSGPKMDTFGIPTQEFSSHEQSAPQSTGLDPLDSLFSPPSVSSSAAPTSSGPAQVDDWGLGSEFGGNDDGGTTDLGGLPPPPSGVTASSAKNKGLDNYKQGQYADAIKFLSWAIVLLEKAGDTAAIVEVLSCRASCYKEVGEYKKAVADCSKVLEHDDTNVSVLVQRALLYESTEKYKLGAEDLRTVLKLDPINRVARSTIHRLNQLAG, from the exons ATGAATTCTAACTTCGGAAAAGCGGGGAATCCACAAAAGGGTTCCAATAACTTCGATTTCGACTTTGGTCTCGGATCCGGTCTGGGGAGCAATCGTCCCCGCTCCCTCAACGATCAGAAACATCAACAACAGCAGCACGGATCTCCttattcctttccttcttctacttctttctcGGCGACGCAGTCAAAACCTGCATCCTCTGCGTGGTCCATGAACAAACCCTCATGGACTCACCAGCCGGCCGCGACTCCCGCCGCACTATCCAGCCTAGACAAACCTACTTCTATGGTCGGGGATATCTCTGGGAAGAGTTGGACCTCCGCTGCTCCTTCCGCTCCTAGCGCTCGTCTCGGAATTCCAGAGAAGAATCCCAATTTATTTGGAGATCTTGTCGGTTCGGCTCTCGGTAAGACCAGCGGCGCTAATGCTCCTTTGAAGAACGCCGCCCCTGCTTCCGCAACCTGGAATTCTTTCTCCATGGGTAATGTAGCCGATTCCCTGCCCAAGTCCAATTCTACTGCTCCTGCTACTACTGCCGCTCAAATGAAGAACACCAGTTGGGGATCTGGTGCAAATTTTGGGAGTTATTCTACTCCCActaacagcagcagcagcattaACATCAACAATAATAATCGAAACCTTGGGGGTCCGTCCATGAAAAGTGGGGCTGGTGTCTCTGCAAGCTCGAAGAAGGATCCCTTCGGATCTCTTGTGGATTTTGGATCAAAGCCTGCTGTTAATAATGTCAATTCGGCGGCCAGTAATAATTCTAATGCCGGTGACGGCAACACATTCGGAGCCTTCCAGAATGCTTCTAAATCTAGCACTCCACCATTTCAATCTGATGCTTTTCCTGCTTCCATTAACAATCCCATGGGATCGGCATCCAATTCTGGCCCTAAAATGGATACTTTTGGAATTCCTACCCAAGAATTTTCTTCTCACGAGCAGTCTGCGCCACAATCCACGGGCCTTGATCCGCTGGATTCGTTGTTCTCACCACCGTCTGTCTCTTCCTCTGCAGCTCCCACATCATCTGGTCCTGCTCAAGTGGATGATTGGGGATTGGGTTCAGAGTTTGGAGGGAATGACGATGGAGGTACAACAGATCTTGGAGGTCTTCCTCCCCCTCCATCTGGGGTCACAGCTTCATCGGCAAAGAATAAGGGATTAGACAATTACAAACAAGGTCAGTATGCTGATGCCATTAAGTTTCTATCTTGGGCAATTGTGCTTCTAGAGAAAGCTGGCGACACTGCTGCCATTGTGGAGGTCCTATCCTGTAGAGCTTCGTGTTATAAAGAAGTTGGGGAGTACAAAAAGGCCGTTGCCGACTGTTCAAAG GTGCTAGAACATGACGATACCAATGTATCCGTGCTAGTACAGCGTGCACTCCTATATGAGAGTACTGAAAAATACAAACTGGGGGCCGAGGACCTAAGGACTGTTCTAAAGCTCGATCCCATTAACAGGGTTGCTAGAAGTACAATTCATCGGTTGAATCAATTGGCCGGCTAG